The genome window TTTAAGAAGTTAGTGTTAGAAGATGTTTTAGCTCCATGGTGTCCGACCTTTAACACATCTGCTTTTAGTGTTTGTTTAGCTTTAATCATGTCAGTCTCAGAAGCTTTTTCAGCATCCCCGGCAAATAGAAATTTATTTTTGTTATAAGTTACATGTAGAACAGCACTCCAGTTATTTAAGTCACTATTACTGTAATTTTTAACTGGACCAACAAACTTTGCTGTAACGTATTTAAGTGGTAATTTCACATCTGCTTTAGCTGTTTTAATTGTGAGTTTTTCATTTTTTACTGCTTGTAAAAAGTTTTTGTATGCTTGAGTAGTATGGGATACTTTAGGAGCATATACAGATTCTACTTTGTATGCTTTTAGGACTTCGTCTAATCCACCTACATGATCCGCGTCTGGGTGAGTAGCAATCATTATTTCAATGTCATCTACTTTTTGTTTCTTTAGATATGCAATAATTTCATCACCCTGACCTTGTCTACCACCATCAACTAAGACGTCTTCGCCACCAGGCATTTTGATATAAGTAGCATCGCCTTGACCAACATTAATAAAATGTACTTTCATTGTTCTTGTAGTAGC of Oceanobacillus zhaokaii contains these proteins:
- a CDS encoding ComEC/Rec2 family competence protein produces the protein MKRILGIFASIVLVTTLIVSPISADATTRTMKVHFINVGQGDATYIKMPGGEDVLVDGGRQGQGDEIIAYLKKQKVDDIEIMIATHPDADHVGGLDEVLKAYKVESVYAPKVSHTTQAYKNFLQAVKNEKLTIKTAKADVKLPLKYVTAKFVGPVKNYSNSDLNNWSAVLHVTYNKNKFLFAGDAEKASETDMIKAKQTLKADVLKVGHHGAKTSSNTNFLNVVKPKYAVISVGKNSYGHPTKDVLNRFKSVKSTVYRTDQKGNIVISSTGTKLTVSASKR